The Bacteroidota bacterium genome contains the following window.
GGTCAAATGATGGCTGTTATTACCTATATGCAACCGAGGACATTCATAATGTACCGATTTTAAAATCTAAAAATTTAGTAAACTGGACCAAGGTGGGTACAGTATTTACGGATGCGACAAGACCTGATTTTGTTGCCGGAGGAGGGATATGGGCACCGGATATAGAATTTATAAACGGGCAATATGTCCTGTATTATGCAATGTCGGTCTGGGGAGGAGAATGGACCTGCGGGGTTGGAGTGGCAATAGCTCATTCACCCTCAGGACCTTTTGTTAATAAAGGAAAATTGTTTATTAGTAGTGAAGTAGGTGTGCAAAATTCTATTGATCCGTGTTATATAGAAGATAATGGAATAAAATATTTGATCTGGGGCAGTTTTCATGGTATTTATGCAATTGAATTAACGGAAGACGGACTGCAATTAAAACCCGGTTCAAAACCGGTACAAATTGTAGGAACAGCATACGAAGGCTCATATGTCTTTAAAAGAGGAGAATATTATTATTACTTCGGCTCTACAGGTACATGTTGCGAAGGGGCAAACAGCACTTACAGGGTAGTATATGGCCGTTCTCAATCTTTATTGGGGCCTTATTTGAATAAAAAAGGGGAAGATTTAATGAATAACAAATATGAGGTATTAATAGGTCCTAATACTTCTTTTGTAGGAAATGGCCATGATTCGCAGATCGTAAAAGACGATGCAGGAAACGATTGGATGTTTTATCATGGCTGGATAAAAAGCACCGGTCAGGGAAGATATTTGATGTTAAGTCAGATTAA
Protein-coding sequences here:
- a CDS encoding family 43 glycosylhydrolase, whose protein sequence is MKKSMISLFSFFSLLFVSYVMLSCKVSSDNDKGNPGGMDSTKTSTYMNPVVKTSLPDPTVIRSNDGCYYLYATEDIHNVPILKSKNLVNWTKVGTVFTDATRPDFVAGGGIWAPDIEFINGQYVLYYAMSVWGGEWTCGVGVAIAHSPSGPFVNKGKLFISSEVGVQNSIDPCYIEDNGIKYLIWGSFHGIYAIELTEDGLQLKPGSKPVQIVGTAYEGSYVFKRGEYYYYFGSTGTCCEGANSTYRVVYGRSQSLLGPYLNKKGEDLMNNKYEVLIGPNTSFVGNGHDSQIVKDDAGNDWMFYHGWIKSTGQGRYLMLSQINWDNLGWPYVLGNSPQNFSTCRPVMKNSK